From the genome of Halomonas sp. I5-271120, one region includes:
- a CDS encoding SulP family inorganic anion transporter: protein MLKRYLPILTWLPHYTSRLFAADLVAGIIVSIMVIPQSLAYAIIAGLPPVVGLYASILPLLAYTLFGTSRTLAVGPVAILALMTGAALAPVAVVGSAEYLQAAMVLALLSGLMLTLMGALKLGFFANFLSHPVISGFLTASGLLIATSQVANLLGISAPGFTVAELLPNLITSVTDTHAATLAIGSGSLAFLVLMRRRGRQGLRAIGLPAGAADLLAKAGPVFAVILTTLVTWRFDLANQGVAVVGDIPRGLPPLTLPVLDLSLWHELLVPALLLSVVGFVESVSMGQMLAAKRRQRISPNQELIGLGTANIAAAVSAGMPVTGGLSRTVINFDAGAQTPAAGTIAAIGIALVTVALTPLLYHLPVATLAATITVSILTLVDVKMIRQTWRYSRSDFTAMAATILLTLVEGVEAGIIAGVALSIGLFLYRTSRPHSALVGRVPGTEHFRNITRHDVESDSHVALLRIDESLYFANARYLEDTVYALIANRPEVEHVVLICSAVNLIDASALESLDAINERLKDSEVTLHLAEVKGPVMDKLKQSDLLESLSGRVFLSTYAAWCELRQRAD, encoded by the coding sequence ATGCTGAAGCGCTACCTGCCCATCCTGACCTGGCTTCCTCATTACACGAGCCGCCTGTTTGCGGCCGATCTGGTGGCCGGCATCATCGTGAGCATCATGGTCATCCCGCAGTCGCTGGCCTATGCCATCATCGCCGGGCTGCCGCCGGTGGTCGGGCTCTATGCCAGCATACTGCCGCTACTGGCCTATACGCTGTTCGGGACCAGCCGCACCCTGGCGGTGGGTCCGGTCGCGATTCTTGCCCTGATGACCGGCGCTGCCCTGGCGCCCGTAGCGGTAGTCGGCAGCGCGGAATATCTGCAGGCGGCCATGGTGCTGGCCCTGCTTTCGGGTCTGATGCTGACGCTGATGGGGGCCCTCAAGCTTGGCTTCTTCGCCAATTTCCTCAGCCACCCGGTGATTTCCGGCTTTCTTACGGCATCGGGGTTATTGATCGCAACCAGCCAGGTCGCCAACCTCCTAGGCATCTCCGCGCCGGGCTTTACCGTCGCCGAGCTGTTACCGAACCTGATCACGAGCGTGACCGATACGCATGCCGCGACGCTTGCCATCGGATCCGGGAGCCTCGCTTTTCTGGTGCTGATGCGCCGCCGCGGCCGCCAGGGCCTGCGCGCGATCGGCCTGCCCGCCGGCGCCGCCGATCTGCTGGCCAAGGCTGGGCCGGTGTTTGCCGTGATATTGACCACGCTAGTGACCTGGCGCTTCGATCTCGCCAACCAGGGCGTCGCCGTGGTCGGCGACATTCCCCGCGGTTTACCGCCCCTGACGCTGCCGGTCCTCGATCTGTCCCTGTGGCACGAACTGCTGGTACCCGCCCTGCTGCTGAGCGTAGTCGGATTCGTCGAGTCGGTGTCCATGGGCCAGATGCTGGCCGCCAAGCGCCGCCAGCGTATTTCGCCCAATCAGGAGCTGATCGGGCTGGGCACGGCCAATATCGCCGCCGCCGTGTCAGCGGGCATGCCGGTCACCGGTGGGCTCTCTCGCACCGTGATCAACTTCGATGCCGGCGCTCAGACCCCTGCTGCCGGCACCATCGCGGCTATCGGCATTGCCCTGGTGACCGTGGCGTTGACGCCGCTGCTCTACCACCTGCCGGTGGCCACCCTGGCCGCCACCATCACGGTATCGATCCTGACTCTCGTCGACGTGAAGATGATCCGCCAGACCTGGCGCTATTCGCGTAGCGACTTCACCGCCATGGCAGCCACCATACTGTTGACCCTGGTCGAAGGCGTCGAAGCGGGCATCATCGCCGGGGTAGCGCTGTCGATCGGCCTTTTCCTGTATCGCACCAGCCGCCCCCACAGTGCCTTGGTCGGGCGCGTGCCGGGAACCGAACATTTCCGCAATATCACCCGTCATGACGTCGAGAGCGACAGCCATGTGGCCCTGCTGCGCATCGATGAGAGCCTCTACTTCGCCAATGCCCGCTATCTGGAAGACACCGTCTACGCCCTGATCGCCAACCGGCCTGAGGTCGAGCATGTCGTCCTGATTTGCTCGGCGGTCAACCTGATCGACGCCTCGGCCCTCGAGAGCCTCGATGCCATCAATGAGCGCCTCAAGGATTCCGAGGTCACCCTGCACCTCGCTGAGGTCAAAGGGCCGGTGATGGACAAGCTCAAGCAGAGCGACCTGCTGGAAAGCCTTAGCGGCCGAGTCTTCCTCAGTACCTATGCGGCCTGGTGCGAGCTACGTCAGCGCGCGGACTGA
- the csiR gene encoding DNA-binding transcriptional regulator CsiR, with the protein MDHSPPKDNAPRQSSARQEGPRQNMGISAYAWLKQDIICGIYQPGEKLLMSRLKERYALGISPLREALSQLVSEHMVVAISQRGYRVAPMSIEELEDIYDARAQLEAMLVQLSIERGDDTWEAEILAKAHTLAKVAEVHGPDEMLDVWDRRHQAFHSALVAGCGSRQLLMARESLFDQAARYRHLWLCQTVFSDRALAAKRQEHADLVDAILARDAKRAGDLTRDHIMTPVPIITDLMKARGLV; encoded by the coding sequence ATGGATCACTCCCCACCCAAGGACAACGCCCCACGCCAGAGCAGCGCCCGGCAAGAAGGGCCTCGTCAGAACATGGGCATCAGCGCCTATGCCTGGCTCAAGCAGGACATTATTTGTGGGATCTACCAGCCGGGTGAGAAGCTCTTGATGAGCCGCCTGAAGGAGCGATATGCGCTTGGCATCAGCCCCCTGCGTGAAGCCCTGTCACAGCTGGTATCCGAGCACATGGTGGTGGCCATCAGCCAGCGCGGCTATCGCGTGGCCCCAATGTCGATCGAGGAACTTGAAGATATCTATGATGCCCGGGCCCAGCTCGAAGCCATGCTGGTGCAACTTTCAATCGAACGCGGCGACGACACCTGGGAGGCAGAGATACTGGCCAAGGCCCACACGCTGGCCAAGGTGGCCGAGGTACATGGTCCGGATGAAATGCTCGATGTCTGGGACAGGCGACACCAGGCATTCCACAGCGCCCTGGTCGCCGGCTGTGGCTCGCGCCAGCTGCTGATGGCCCGAGAAAGCCTATTCGACCAGGCCGCTCGCTATCGCCACCTATGGCTCTGCCAGACGGTATTTTCCGACCGAGCTCTGGCTGCCAAACGCCAGGAACATGCCGACCTCGTCGATGCGATACTCGCCCGCGATGCCAAGCGGGCCGGCGACCTGACTCGCGATCACATCATGACGCCAGTGCCGATCATTACCGACCTGATGAAGGCCCGCGGACTGGTCTGA
- a CDS encoding pseudouridine synthase, translated as MRLDKFLSDTTDLTRSLAKKAMHREEVMVDGVVVKNPATQVGSHNKVSWLGQTLALVGVRYVMLHKPAGVECSARRGLYPLAHELIELPKAERMNTVGRLDVDTTGLVLMTDDGQWSHRITSPKRRCEKVYEVTLAESLEGEEAQRAIEAFQEGVLLNGEEQPTKPAELEMLGSHQARLVLIEGKYHQVKRMFAAIGHHVTELNRSSIGPIELDAALAPGEWRHLSEEEIAAF; from the coding sequence ATGCGTTTGGACAAGTTTCTCAGCGACACCACCGACCTGACCCGCAGCCTGGCCAAGAAGGCCATGCATCGGGAAGAAGTCATGGTCGATGGTGTTGTCGTCAAGAACCCGGCTACCCAGGTCGGTTCGCACAACAAGGTAAGCTGGCTGGGCCAGACACTGGCGCTGGTTGGGGTGCGCTATGTGATGCTGCACAAGCCCGCCGGCGTCGAGTGCAGTGCCCGTCGCGGCCTTTACCCACTGGCACATGAGCTCATCGAGCTGCCCAAGGCAGAGCGCATGAATACGGTGGGACGCCTGGACGTCGACACCACCGGCCTGGTGCTGATGACTGACGATGGGCAATGGTCGCATCGGATTACTTCGCCTAAGCGGCGCTGCGAGAAGGTCTATGAGGTGACCCTCGCCGAGTCGCTGGAAGGTGAGGAGGCCCAGCGCGCGATCGAGGCATTCCAGGAAGGCGTGCTGCTTAACGGTGAGGAGCAGCCGACCAAGCCGGCTGAGCTGGAGATGCTTGGCTCCCATCAGGCCAGGCTGGTGCTGATCGAAGGCAAGTATCACCAGGTCAAGCGCATGTTCGCCGCCATTGGTCATCATGTGACGGAACTGAACCGTTCTTCGATCGGCCCGATCGAGCTGGATGCAGCGCTGGCTCCCGGTGAGTGGCGCCATCTCAGCGAGGAAGAAATCGCCGCTTTTTAA
- the glaH gene encoding glutarate dioxygenase GlaH — protein MTVLTQFDATAVPAPQALEGFTLTPSDQSPRLLELTLSREVVDAFVSAVAEWPVQALEYKSFLRFRIARILDDLCSNTLQPLLINTLADRRTGGLLVTPEGLNQVEQAEDMVKVSTAVAHLMGRSNFDAMSGQYYARFVVKNVDESDSYLRQPHRVMELHNDGTFVEQDTDYVLMMKLDEQHMEGGNSLLLHLDDWEHLAHFYHHPLARREMRWTAPPSKRVDKDIYHAVFDVDRDGLPVMSYIDQFVQPKDFEEGNWLADLSDSLENSAHRLSVPVPVGSFLLINNHYWLHGRDRFTPHPQLRRELMRQRGYFTHANTLRQSRQR, from the coding sequence ATGACTGTCTTGACCCAGTTCGACGCGACTGCCGTGCCGGCCCCTCAGGCGCTAGAAGGCTTCACCCTCACGCCTTCTGACCAGTCGCCGCGCCTGCTTGAGCTGACGCTGTCTCGCGAGGTGGTCGATGCCTTTGTCAGTGCCGTGGCCGAGTGGCCGGTGCAGGCACTGGAATACAAGTCTTTTCTGCGTTTTCGCATTGCGCGCATTCTCGATGATCTGTGCAGCAACACCCTGCAGCCGTTGCTGATCAACACATTGGCTGATCGCCGAACGGGCGGCCTTTTGGTCACTCCGGAGGGCCTTAACCAGGTCGAGCAGGCCGAGGACATGGTCAAGGTATCCACTGCGGTAGCGCATCTGATGGGGCGTTCCAACTTCGATGCCATGAGCGGTCAGTATTACGCTCGCTTCGTAGTCAAGAACGTGGATGAGTCGGACAGCTACCTGCGGCAGCCGCATCGGGTCATGGAACTGCACAATGACGGTACCTTCGTCGAGCAGGACACGGATTATGTGCTGATGATGAAGCTCGACGAGCAGCACATGGAGGGAGGGAATTCGCTGCTGCTGCATCTCGACGACTGGGAGCACCTGGCGCATTTCTATCATCATCCGCTGGCGCGTCGTGAGATGCGCTGGACGGCGCCACCCAGCAAGCGAGTCGACAAGGACATCTACCATGCGGTATTCGATGTCGACCGCGACGGTCTGCCGGTCATGTCCTACATCGATCAGTTCGTGCAGCCCAAGGACTTCGAGGAAGGCAACTGGCTGGCCGACCTCTCCGATTCGCTTGAGAACAGTGCGCATCGGTTGTCGGTACCCGTGCCGGTTGGTAGCTTTCTGTTAATCAACAACCATTATTGGCTGCATGGCCGTGACCGTTTTACGCCGCATCCTCAACTGCGTCGTGAACTGATGCGCCAGCGGGGGTACTTCACCCATGCCAATACGTTGCGCCAGTCGCGTCAGCGCTAG
- a CDS encoding amidohydrolase, protein MSDLRTTLVQCDLRWEDPEANCEMLEELLGELGSAETDLIVLPEMFATGFTMNSREMAEPMAQSRTVAWLRQQARSRGCVVTGSVAIEDDGSCYNRLIWARPDGSITHYDKRHLFRMAGEHERYGAGDERVIVELKGFRLLLSVCYDLRFPVWMRQHPDQGEHFEYDVLLCIANWPAPRRQPWRTLLAARAIENLAFVIGVNRVGEDAKGLAYAGDSMLLDFKGEPIVDRPRDQAFLHTVTLERQPLEDFRDKFPAWRDADDFEVSF, encoded by the coding sequence ATGAGCGACTTGAGAACCACTCTGGTGCAGTGCGACCTGCGCTGGGAAGATCCCGAGGCCAATTGTGAGATGCTCGAGGAACTGCTCGGCGAGCTGGGCTCGGCCGAGACGGATCTGATCGTGCTACCCGAGATGTTCGCGACCGGCTTCACCATGAACTCCAGGGAAATGGCCGAACCCATGGCCCAGAGCAGAACCGTTGCCTGGCTCAGGCAGCAGGCAAGGTCGCGTGGCTGTGTGGTGACAGGTAGCGTTGCCATCGAAGATGACGGCAGCTGTTACAATCGGCTGATATGGGCGCGGCCTGACGGCAGTATCACCCACTATGACAAGCGTCACCTGTTCCGGATGGCCGGGGAGCATGAACGCTATGGTGCCGGTGATGAGCGAGTGATCGTCGAGCTCAAGGGCTTCCGTCTGCTGCTGTCAGTCTGTTACGACCTGCGCTTCCCGGTGTGGATGCGTCAGCATCCGGACCAAGGCGAGCATTTCGAGTACGACGTGCTGTTGTGCATCGCCAACTGGCCGGCCCCGCGCCGCCAGCCGTGGCGGACCCTGCTGGCAGCCCGAGCGATCGAGAATCTCGCGTTCGTGATCGGCGTCAATCGTGTTGGCGAAGATGCCAAGGGCCTTGCCTATGCTGGCGACTCCATGCTGCTGGACTTCAAGGGCGAGCCGATCGTCGATCGTCCCCGTGATCAGGCCTTCCTCCACACCGTGACTCTCGAGCGACAGCCGCTCGAGGATTTTCGCGACAAGTTTCCCGCCTGGCGGGATGCCGATGATTTTGAGGTTTCTTTTTAA
- a CDS encoding outer membrane beta-barrel protein yields MTPPALSRCLIHLTLLCLLGISSTALAARSDNSSIYADTDDGGIALDNGLTIGGSKVNTANGDTTGFRVMAGYFFSRLPHLEFGAELAYLESNNVSVSLDGSPTLLDTISMNGSLLAGVKMGRVGVFAKSGLAEWRGSIDSPESSGSMGGTAPIYGMGANMRLYRSLVGQLEYEVIDSNDLDHLTMATASLIFRF; encoded by the coding sequence ATGACGCCCCCCGCATTGAGCCGCTGTCTGATCCATTTGACGCTGCTCTGTCTACTGGGCATTAGCTCCACGGCATTGGCTGCCAGATCTGACAACAGCTCGATCTACGCGGACACCGACGATGGCGGCATTGCTCTGGACAATGGCCTGACAATTGGCGGAAGCAAGGTGAATACCGCCAACGGCGATACCACCGGCTTTCGTGTTATGGCCGGCTATTTCTTTTCTCGCCTTCCGCACCTGGAATTTGGCGCAGAGCTTGCTTACCTCGAGAGCAACAATGTCTCGGTGTCACTCGATGGCTCTCCCACCCTTCTCGATACCATCAGCATGAACGGCAGCCTGCTGGCCGGTGTGAAGATGGGGCGTGTCGGCGTCTTTGCCAAATCGGGGCTCGCAGAATGGCGCGGCAGCATCGATTCCCCCGAGTCGTCAGGGTCCATGGGCGGTACTGCTCCTATCTACGGGATGGGAGCCAACATGCGGTTATACCGCTCCTTGGTAGGCCAACTGGAATACGAGGTCATCGACTCCAATGACCTCGACCACCTGACCATGGCCACCGCCTCGCTGATTTTCCGGTTTTGA
- the rarD gene encoding EamA family transporter RarD, which yields MGQTTTSSPRDPEAAKGVTLGLGAYVMWGCFPLFFALLDGVPALEILPHRVLWSCLFLVILVSVLGRWSPVIGALKEPRRLGRVLACAVLIAINWGIYIYAVESRQVLQASLGYFLTPLVNVALGMLVLRERMHRLQGVAVILAGIAIVIQLVGLGELPWITLALAFSFGTYGLLRKQVPLDGLSGLFVETLLLFPVALAAVAWLGVQGSGHFLETPTKTALLITSGVITALPLLAFAGAARRLRLATLGFLMYINPSIQFGIALLVFHEPLAPLQLASFLLIWVGLALYSWSAWSSRARTAPAAASQK from the coding sequence ATGGGACAAACGACGACTTCCTCACCCCGGGACCCAGAGGCTGCCAAGGGGGTCACGCTGGGCCTGGGCGCCTATGTGATGTGGGGCTGTTTCCCGCTGTTCTTTGCACTCCTCGATGGCGTGCCGGCTCTCGAGATTCTGCCCCATCGCGTGCTCTGGTCATGCCTGTTTCTGGTGATACTGGTCAGCGTGCTGGGGCGCTGGTCTCCCGTCATCGGCGCTCTAAAAGAGCCCCGACGCCTCGGTCGAGTGCTGGCTTGCGCAGTGTTGATCGCCATAAACTGGGGCATCTACATCTATGCCGTGGAAAGCCGTCAGGTACTGCAGGCAAGTCTCGGCTATTTTTTGACACCACTGGTCAATGTGGCGCTGGGCATGCTGGTGCTGCGCGAGCGAATGCACCGCCTGCAGGGTGTGGCGGTCATCCTCGCCGGCATTGCCATCGTTATTCAGCTGGTGGGCCTGGGCGAGCTGCCCTGGATCACCCTGGCGCTGGCCTTTTCCTTTGGCACCTATGGCCTGCTGCGCAAACAGGTGCCGCTGGATGGCCTGTCGGGGCTATTCGTCGAGACGCTGTTGCTATTCCCAGTGGCCCTGGCCGCCGTCGCCTGGCTAGGCGTCCAGGGCAGCGGACACTTCCTGGAAACCCCGACCAAGACGGCACTCTTGATCACCAGCGGGGTGATTACCGCCCTGCCTCTGCTGGCATTTGCCGGTGCAGCCCGGCGGCTACGCCTGGCTACCCTCGGCTTTCTGATGTACATCAACCCGAGCATCCAGTTTGGCATCGCCCTGCTGGTGTTCCATGAACCTCTGGCACCGCTGCAACTGGCGAGCTTTCTGCTGATCTGGGTGGGCCTTGCGCTATACTCATGGTCGGCCTGGTCGTCTCGCGCCCGCACTGCTCCCGCCGCTGCCAGCCAAAAGTAG
- the lhgO gene encoding L-2-hydroxyglutarate oxidase — protein MYDFIILGGGILGMSTAMQLAKAYPDCRLLLVEKEAGAAQHQTGHNSGVIHAGVYYTPGSLKARFCLEGNRATKDFCDAQGIRYDECGKLLVATNALEMERMQALWERTAANGLEREWLDGDALHEREPNITGIGGIFVPSSGIVDYGAVTRAMAAEFERLGGEIRYSTEVRGIQERSREVVVQTSQGDIAGKFLVTCSGLMADRVVRMLGETPGFTICPFRGEYYRLPEKHNHIVNHLIYPIPNPAMPFLGVHLTRMIDGSVTVGPNAVLALKREGYRKSDVSLTDMARMFTHPGILKVLKANLRPGLIEMKNSLYKQGYLEEVRKYCPSLTADDLEPHPAGVRAQAVSREGKLIDDFLFVDTRRTVNVCNAPSPAATSALPIGEYIVDRVKERLADVC, from the coding sequence GTGTACGATTTCATCATTCTGGGCGGCGGCATTCTGGGCATGTCCACCGCCATGCAGTTGGCCAAGGCCTATCCTGATTGCCGTCTGTTACTGGTCGAGAAGGAAGCCGGCGCGGCCCAACACCAGACTGGCCACAACAGTGGCGTTATCCATGCCGGTGTCTATTACACGCCGGGCAGCCTGAAGGCGCGCTTCTGTCTCGAAGGCAATCGCGCTACCAAGGATTTTTGCGATGCCCAGGGCATCCGCTATGACGAATGCGGCAAGCTGCTGGTCGCCACCAATGCGCTGGAAATGGAGCGCATGCAGGCGCTGTGGGAGCGCACCGCCGCCAATGGTCTCGAGCGAGAGTGGCTGGATGGCGATGCGCTGCATGAGCGGGAACCCAACATTACCGGTATTGGCGGTATTTTTGTGCCGTCGAGCGGCATCGTCGACTATGGCGCAGTGACGCGGGCAATGGCTGCCGAGTTCGAGCGGTTGGGCGGCGAGATTCGTTATTCCACCGAGGTGAGAGGCATTCAGGAGCGTTCCCGGGAGGTGGTCGTGCAAACCTCCCAGGGAGATATCGCCGGCAAGTTTCTGGTGACCTGCTCGGGGTTGATGGCTGACAGGGTGGTGCGCATGTTGGGCGAGACCCCAGGGTTTACCATCTGCCCCTTCCGTGGCGAATACTATCGTCTGCCCGAGAAGCATAACCACATCGTCAATCACCTGATCTACCCAATCCCCAACCCGGCCATGCCGTTTCTGGGGGTGCACCTGACCCGAATGATCGATGGCAGCGTCACGGTGGGGCCCAACGCGGTGCTGGCGCTCAAGCGCGAGGGGTATCGCAAGAGCGATGTCTCGTTGACTGACATGGCACGGATGTTCACTCACCCCGGCATCCTCAAGGTGCTAAAGGCCAACCTGCGCCCGGGGCTGATCGAAATGAAGAACTCCCTCTATAAGCAGGGCTATCTGGAAGAGGTTCGCAAGTACTGCCCGAGCCTCACGGCGGATGATCTCGAGCCTCACCCGGCCGGTGTGCGGGCGCAGGCGGTATCCCGTGAGGGCAAGCTGATCGACGACTTCCTGTTCGTCGACACGCGGCGCACGGTCAACGTCTGCAACGCGCCTTCGCCGGCGGCCACCTCAGCGCTGCCGATCGGCGAATACATCGTCGATCGGGTCAAGGAACGCCTGGCTGACGTGTGCTGA
- the pyrC gene encoding dihydroorotase, with amino-acid sequence MNQLTITTPDDWHLHLRDGEPLEAVLPYSARQFARAIIMPNLTPPVTTTEQALAYRERILAALPDGANFEPLMVLYLTDNTPAEEIERAAASGVIKAVKLYPAGATTNSSSGVTDIRHCDAAIGAMARLGLPLLVHGEVTSPEIDIFDREAIFIERVMAPLLERHPTLKVVFEHITTADAVNFVRQASDNVAATITAHHLLFNRNHMLVGGIRPHYFCLPVLKRETHRAALIEAATSGSPKFFLGTDSAPHARGAKESACGCAGAFTAPAALELYATAFEQAGALDKLEGFASHFGADFYGLARNQGTVTLNREDWQLPGELAYVGDDVIVPLMAGESLSWKLADA; translated from the coding sequence GTGAATCAGCTGACCATCACCACTCCCGACGATTGGCACCTTCACCTGCGCGATGGCGAGCCGCTTGAGGCGGTCTTGCCCTACAGTGCCCGCCAGTTTGCTCGGGCGATCATCATGCCCAACCTGACCCCACCGGTCACTACCACCGAGCAGGCCCTGGCCTACCGGGAGCGCATCCTTGCGGCGCTGCCCGACGGGGCGAACTTCGAGCCGCTGATGGTGCTCTACCTCACCGACAACACCCCGGCCGAGGAAATCGAGCGGGCCGCGGCCAGCGGTGTGATCAAGGCAGTCAAGCTGTATCCCGCCGGGGCCACCACCAACTCATCCTCTGGCGTCACCGACATTCGCCACTGTGATGCGGCCATCGGCGCCATGGCGCGCCTGGGCTTGCCGCTGCTGGTGCATGGCGAGGTAACCTCGCCGGAGATCGACATCTTCGATCGCGAGGCGATCTTCATCGAGCGGGTCATGGCGCCGCTGCTCGAGCGTCACCCGACCCTCAAGGTGGTGTTTGAGCACATCACCACGGCGGATGCGGTGAACTTCGTGCGTCAGGCGTCGGATAACGTCGCCGCTACCATCACCGCCCATCACCTGCTGTTCAACCGCAACCATATGCTGGTCGGCGGTATCCGTCCGCACTATTTCTGCCTGCCGGTGCTGAAGCGCGAGACCCATCGCGCAGCGCTGATCGAGGCGGCGACCTCCGGTTCGCCCAAGTTCTTCCTGGGCACGGATAGTGCCCCCCACGCCCGCGGGGCCAAGGAGTCGGCCTGCGGCTGTGCTGGCGCCTTCACCGCGCCCGCCGCTCTTGAACTCTACGCGACGGCTTTTGAGCAGGCAGGGGCATTGGATAAGCTCGAGGGCTTTGCCAGCCACTTCGGCGCGGACTTCTATGGGCTGGCGCGCAATCAGGGCACGGTAACCCTGAATCGCGAGGACTGGCAGCTGCCTGGCGAGCTTGCCTATGTCGGTGATGACGTGATCGTACCGCTGATGGCAGGCGAATCGCTGTCCTGGAAACTGGCTGACGCCTGA